A window of the Thermus brockianus genome harbors these coding sequences:
- a CDS encoding DUF4160 domain-containing protein translates to MPVISRFLGLVVAMYYQDHDPPHFHVRYGEHHALVAIRDLRILAGSLPPRALGLVVEWASLHREALLENWERARRGEPLRPIPPLE, encoded by the coding sequence ATGCCCGTGATCAGCCGCTTCCTTGGCCTGGTGGTGGCCATGTACTACCAGGACCACGACCCCCCGCACTTCCACGTCCGCTACGGGGAACACCATGCCCTGGTGGCCATCCGCGACCTCCGGATCCTTGCGGGGAGCCTTCCCCCTAGGGCCTTGGGGCTGGTGGTGGAGTGGGCCTCCCTGCACCGGGAAGCCCTCCTAGAGAACTGGGAGCGGGCCCGGCGGGGCGAGCCCCTGAGGCCCATCCCACCCCTGGAGTAG